GGAAGAGGGCGTGTCCTTTTTGACATGGTGAGCCTGGGAACAGATTTTAAGGCGTTAGCTTTGGGTGTAGCCTATGTAGCCTGATTCCATCATTTTGGAACAGGATTCAAATGACTTATTCTCTTATTAGGTCTTTGGGTTTATTGCATTTAAGCTGCCGACTGCTGGCGAGTTATAACCTTTTCATTTGGATTGATTAAGTATCTACTGGACCACCTTGGcctttgttaaaaaaaaatgtagacCAGGTAGGGAGTGGCAAAGTCCAAAAGGAAACAGATTGAGATGAGAAGAGTATGAAATTATACATAAGAATCTTGCATGAAATATGTGTGGTCAATTGAGGTCACTCGAACCATTGCTATTGCTGCGTCGTTACTATTTTTAAGCGAATGTTTTAATTAGGTGGTATCACGATGAAATTCGCTGTAGTGCGGGCCACTCCTTCCCGTTCACCATATAAAACTGTCCAAACTTTAGTTCAACAAATAATACATTTGTCGTTTGTCAGTAGCCATGACGAAGAATACAGTCGAAATAGAGGTGAAATTTGGAGTATAGTTGAAGACATGAACACTGCAAAGTTTACATTTGTAACACAGCAGCAGTGTATTTCAGGGTTTGAGTGTAGCTCAGGGTTTGTGTCTTTTCATGTCTGTCTGATGACTTCTTTTCCCCTCTTTCCTTTATATTGCTTTCTTGTTCACACAACTTTACGCCGGATAGTTTCTTACCCTCTTGCCCATATTTTGTTCTGTTTCAGTGCATGCAGCGCCTAACAAAATTGGTCagcatttaaattttttttgtagagcAGGCAACACATTCTGATACACTCATTGAAAGTTCGCTAAAAAGTAAACATCGGAATTTCAGTTTGTGGCCTCTTTTACCTCGCTGATGAAGACTAACTGTAGCCATATATTAACCTTGGATGAAACTCATAGTACATTAATAAAAACGTGATCACAAGTCTTTCAAGTTTAATATTCTATCAATTTCCATTGCTTTTACTGCATAACCAGAATATTATTGACAATCCCATTTTTGGTCGGGCATTGTTTTAGAGGTTTTGCGTGGTTTTCGGATGATGCAAAACTTATAGATAACCAGTTCATTCATGATCGTGAGGCATAGTCGCTCCGTAAGGGCGATAGGATTAATCTGGCAACGACTGCACGGGAAAAACTCAAGATCAggaaagaaacattaaaatcATAGCCAAATTATTTTCCTGTGCATAGGAAAATAAGAGGGGCAGatgttgagaaaaaaaaatgtagggTAAAGAGTTTGCGGTATTTCTGTTAAAAGTATATGATGACCTCTTACAAAACAATGAGATGAAGTGAGGACCCAATAGCATGTGGATGACACTATGAAATAGTTGCGCATGATTGTATTGAGCTTGACTCCCTCTGCTTCTCTTGCTGTCATCTAACCTTTCTCAAGAGCTCACCTCTGAACCCCAtttgactgttttttttttaggaaatgCCCATCTAATTGTATTTCCGGTGCTAAAGTCATTTTGAGACAGTATTTAAGGTCGAGGATTCGGCTACTTGTTGTCAAAACCTTTTGCCGGTCACACTGCGCAACCAACCATAACTGACATTCAAACAAGTGAGAGAAAGAGGTAACTAAAAGTTGACAACAGTTTTGAAAgaatgttgaattttcaagGAAAGGTCGCGTTAACAGTCTCGCAAGAGAAATCCTTTATTGTTGTAAGCAATGCTACCGGCTTCGTTTTCTGTGTAGGGGCTATCATTATTAATCATTGGTTGTTGCCTAACAGTTTTTTGAATGCCTTTACGCAGCTTTATTAGGGTTAGATCGATTTATAGCAGGTATTCAAATCTAccacaaaagaacaaaatttaacGTTGCTGTTTCTAAGCCTGGTTAAGAAATTTGCGACAGAGCTTaagttaatttatttaagtTGGAATTTACCACGCTTAGAGACCAGTTTTGTCCCAGGTCGTGATCCCTAGATTTGTTATGtggtttttgtttctcatcaTTTGTTCTGTTCATATTTTAATAGAAGACGACAGATTAAAGATGGAAATTTCAAGATTACTTTTGATGAGATTGCTCTGTATTATGTTGATTGTTGTGCTTCTACTGGGAGTCGTGGATACCAGGGTAAGGTTTACTTGAAGTGGCACTGATTTATCTCACTACCCGTGGGCCTTTGAACTTCGATGAGAAGAGAGCGTCTCCTTCTTAGACAGAAATATAATATTGTTAAGTGGTTTAATGGTTGCTAAATTATCGGATTAGCGCACTCAGGGTAGTGTGTGATCTCTTCTAGGCAAACCGGATGAATGCGAAAACGAGTTGACCAAGGGAAAGAAAATCTCATCTATGGCCTCAGATGGTTTTTAGAATTTTCAACCATATACgcaactttaaaaaattgccTCCTCTGTGCATTCAGAACTGAAAGTCAGAACTGAAATTCCATGGAAGTTATTCCAATCGCCGGTTTTGACATTTGACGTTAAGAAATGAAACGATCATCACTGTGGAAATGCTGGGGAATGGGTCAAATCACCGAGTTGTGAAACTTATGAAAATACATggatcagaaaaaaaaaaccttttcgGATTTATCTCGTTTTTGACGAACTATTTATCGAGCTCGATTTCTTCTCACGGATAACAGTAGATGACGTCAATCATTTGGCTAACCACCAAACGAGTGCGAGCCGGAAATTTTCATATGACCTACATGTCAACATGTTCAAATCACGGCTGATTTTAACAAAGCAATCACCTAAGACCGTTTCCCTACCTAAGACTTACTCTCCATTACATGAATTCCAACACGTGGGACAAGTCCTTTCCTTTACATTCTGTCATTCATCAAAGTATTGCAATTAGATTATCTTTGAATTTCTAAGGACTGAAGAGTTTCAACTCTTTTTGCCTGTTGCAGTCACATGTTTCTCAAGTCAGACATGCTAGTGCACCGAGGATTCCCTGACATGTAGCATGTACACCCagtgattttaattttaatgaataTTTAAACCGGTCTCACGCTTCTTTAGACTGTGATATTTCCGACATATTAACGCATCGGTTTACTGCTGAACCTTCTATATATCATGTTACACTTGTTAAAATGACCTTATTCTTTACATTCACTGAACAAGCGTGTTTGCattcaaaacaacatttcttccttgaaaatcatgaaaataataatcgGAGTTAGAGAGTACAAGAATCAGCATAAAATCAGTGGTTTTGACTGAAGCCAAATGGTCACGAGTATGCTTTTGATGACAGTCCAAGGTAATCACCATCTTGCTGTTTAAATTGCATGGGTAACAGACAGCGGTTTTTCCAAGTATCTGAAGGAGTCACTGAAGCAGCTGAAGAAGTACTTGAAGTGCACTGTTTGTGCAGTTATCAATATGCCCCATGTATGTTCACCCACAGGGATTACATCCGTTACACGATATTAAAAGCCCAAAAATATTTGGCACTGTGGCTGGCCAAGTAACCTTACTACTTATCGATTATTACCATTGAGTTATTTGAAGATACGGTCGCGCCATCAAGTCCTCACCTTTTAAAATCTCATTCTTTCGGGCCAATCCACCAAGTGATGTAATCTCCAAGTTGGAGTTCCATTCCTCCTGTTTTGAACAggagtttttgtttattattacgAATTTTCGAAACACCCGAAGAAATAACATTGATTATACTTACTGTATAGCATTTTAAACAAAGtatttttacaaaaacaaagtatTTTTACCGATTTCCTTTCAAACAAACCCCCCTTTTCCACGCCGACAATTTTGCAGGTTGCAGCTTTATAATCGGgtaattttttaattctgtAATTTATAATCGGGgcgagtaaatttttttaaagattgtTCGTTGAGAGAGAGCACACAAGAGCTGAGTGGTATACGGAATTCTTGCACACTCAACACAGCGTTgagtaaaatttttttctcttgaataAAGGGAGAGGAATTAGACCCTTAGATAAGCAGTAACATTCAATAGTATGAACGGAAGAGCAAAATGATGGTCTAGACCTTTTTACAACTACACATTAGATTGGAAtgtactttcatttgcgcAGTAAGCAACTTCAATAGCGGTAATGTGAAAACATTTGTACCAATTGACAATCATTTTATCAGAtgtgattttattttcacattcTGTTGCATCAACCGACAACGATTTTCACAAAGGCAACATTCTTTCATGTGAGAGTAAAAACAATGACGTCTTTTTAGTGTTCAATGAGCAGAAAGTTAAATTCAGCTACGCGACACTCCTAATACTTAGTTATCCTTCCATTTCTTCGCTACTTtaagcatgaaaaaaaatgtgtcagCCTGCTCCAGTCAAAACCATTGTCCACATTCTGCTGCCGTGATAGTTCCGATATTGCGTTCCAATGCTTGTAGCAGAAACTGTGTGCGATAGTTGCCCAACAATATACCTTGCCGTCTTTCCTCGTTTCTCAGTGTTATTCCCCTGAGCTTGTATCTCTGGCCTCGCTTTAAATGCTGCCTTAAGACAACTTACGGCTTGCTCCACAATGTTTAAAAACGAGCTGTATGACGGTAACATCCTACGCTCACTGTTAGAACCTGGGCTTGTACGGTCTATCTCTGTCAGCTGGCGCCCCATCGTAAATACAAGTTATGTGTgcatatatgtatatatatatgtaagtGTAATCTCAACAAAAGTAAGAAGTCGGTCTAGCTATTCgcacaaatgaaattttacttTCTGCTAACGAACTGTAATAGGTGTACATCGATTATTAACCATTACTTACGTTATCGAAGATTTGTCTAGTTCTTTGATGAAAAGCTGTTTATAGAAAACAATTTACTTTGGGTGGAGAAGAACAGGGAAGACCCATGCTGATTGGTATTTTCCTACTGTCAAAGTTTGCACTTTTGagtaaaatacaacaaaagctCAAGACGTCtagataaaaaagaaagatgattCTAATTTACTTCCAGCTATCACTAGATAGGGTTGGAAACATAAGCCCTACGCGACATTTCAATCTTTGCCTTTCAGTGACTGATGCAACTGACATAATTTGTCGTGGAGTTGACTGCATGCTCGTAACAAAAtaagagaaacaaacaaaatgcttTCAAAGTTGTTAGAGTTTGAAAACACTTTCACTGCGTTTTACGTTTTTCGATTTACGATCTCTTCTCTCACGTAAGGTGCACCACGTACTTGAATAAGAGGAAATTTATTACTGATATACGACAATAGTACGCTCCCTAGAAAGTACCACATGGATGTAAGCAAGAATCGATCTACTCACTCTTACCTAAACAGCAGTATCATTTTCGCCAAATAAACAATGTATTTGCAATTATATTTCTGTTATCGACTGAAGGTCAAGCAATAAATGAGGCAATTTTAAAGCACTTTTGAACTTTTGTACGTTAATTATTAACGCTATTATTTAATTCCACAttaaaaagatgaaatatgagGAAACAGGTTTTtaatattcttgttttttttgtagtgGATAATTTCATTAGTGTCAGAATTGAATTAATTGGAGTGGCGTCAGTCTTAAAGGAGCATTCAATTTCAGTCGCCTTATCATGAGTGAACCCCGGTCTCTCCAAGCATGCATGAACTAGTTGTTCTAAGAATTTGTAGAATGTTTTGTTCGAACGAGCATTGAAGACGTCTAGTTCGCGTAACTGTTTGCTTCATGTTTGTATCTTCAACCCCTTGACCTTAGAAGTTGGCTTCAGAAGATACGCCGGTGATgattttttattccctttcagtctctaaaaaaggcaaagagaAAAAGCCTTGCAAAACATTGTGGGACAAAAGATCATCTTTGTGAACATGGCTCCAGAAAGGTTCGTTATATTGACTGATATGAATTGATACAGTACTGTTAGTGTTATATTACTGCCGCCGATAGAGGTAGAAAAGTAGTTATCAATGCAATCACTGATAGTGTTAGAATTTATATGTCGCAGGTTGGTAACAGACCACTTAccttcgcaaaaacaggcacCTTGAACGAAAATCTTCTTTGATCTAATTTTGAGAAGACCATGCACGCTTCAAGTTGAATTACCCTCTTTATTATTCTGGCAATAATCTtgtctgaaaggtgaaactgATCATCTGCAAACTTTAACAGAAACTGATATCCTCAACTGACAGCGGCCTTTTGAGTGCTTTTGGGCAATGTATTATCTAAAAGGAGACGAAATGTGAAACGAGACAGAAGACGCTTCATCTGTGCTCACAATTTGCCACCCCtctcttttttatttcctcataTTTTTTCTCAAAGGCGTTGTAATGCTCTCTTTATCATAAAGAAGTAAGGGTTATCAATGCTACTTTACCATTTTGTCGTCAGCTCGAGTGGTAACAACTGGGTCACCTATCTTCTTAACTTTCAGTAGACGACTTTTGagtaaaaaaatcaagtttcttcttttgtaTTGCTGTTTATTATAGCTATGCTGTGCCCCAGGATACACATGTAAAGTTGCAACTAACCGGACGAAATTGCagataaaaatgaagcgaaATATTGGAACTTGTCAAGAAGTATTACCATTAAAGCACAGTGAAAAAGAGATTGAGGAGCATCACCCGACACAGTCTGCTGTGACGATAACTTTTACCGTTACAAAAGTTCAGTTTTCTCAGACTACCTCAAGAATAACAAGGCTGCGCTCTCTATCCAGTCCATCTGTTGGGcattgaagaaaaaaggaaccATAGGATTTGATCCcattattttgataaaagaaTGGACAACAAAATAGCCACGTATGAACATAACAGAAAACGACTTGATCGAAGCTGGAGTATCTGCGAGACATTGCCAAACAAATCGCAAATTAGGGATATTATTTATACctttaaagtttatttataCCCCAAGGGGTTTAGTATAGATAAAGTGTTTTTCGGTAAAACTgccaaaagtgaaaaaaaaaagataaaccGCAGTGTTTGTTATGATTAATATAGATATCAATCATGGACGCCCAACAATATCATGGAAAGCTAAAAAGTGCAAAACAGAGATACTGTTGCAATTTGACGCGAGCGAAAGAGCTAGTTAAAGTAAGATTCTATACAGAAAGTCATGAAACTGTTTCATTGTGATACGCTTTTCCTTCAAGAGGTTAAGTCGTCCATAAGGCATATGTGTTCATGCAAGGCAGGAAAGTAACATGTTAAACTGCGGCTTTCCCTTGTGAAATCCTTGTACAGATTGCTAAGTTCTGGTTGAAATAGGGATAGCAGCCGCAACGCAGAAATCTCTTTTAAAAATGGCTCTACATTTACTAAATTATcgaaactttgcaaaatactagAAGTTAAAGTTTCCAGCGATTCATATCATTGGCCATATCAAATGGTAGATGTGTTAATTATTGCTGTCTGTGTGGTATGTTGCCAAGGTAAAGCTGATAATATCTTTTCCAAAGCGCTTTTCTTAGACTTCAGGATTTAGTCAATGGCGATCAAGATAATAAGTGGAAGCGATTCATTTAACTTCATAGTCATTTTAAGGTTGTCAGCAATAATCTTCAGATGTGAATTATGATGAGACCTCACAGCCTCATCAAACGTTAGCTTAGTATTTGATTCGTTGTTGTGTCTCCAGCTTTTAACTGCCTTACATACTGTAGTGAAGTGTTGATAACTACAACTGATAAGTTTCTGAATTAGTGACtttatttaacaatatttatgcAAAAGTAGAATGAGACCACAATAGACCAAAAAATCATGAGATTGTCACTGGTTTCAGAAACGCGTTTTTTGGAGACAATAAAGTTATCAATGCttagaaacttttttttttatttatataccAAGCTCTGTATTGTAAAACATCATATAATATAATGGaatataatatttaacaattagactacgagcccgacttttctacgagcagatagtcaacgaggcgcagccgagttgactatcgctcgtagaaaactcgggctcgtagtctaattgttttattataaatttacattggtctcattgcataaaaatgtaaagtaacgtttaaatggttaaaagtgttttattgtgtttacatcggcaattcaaattcaaggtttcaaacactgcgtgcgatgtgcactgaagcttcgtgatatacaatttaaaattcgtgatacacaatttaaaatttaaagcttcgtgattggtcaaaataaataggagaacaattttcattggctattcacaactgctgactatcagcagatagtctacgagtaatatagccagtcagattcacgatagactacgagtaaatttatactaaaatatattattatccACTGCTATGCcattttaccatataaggttaAGAGAAGGCGCAAAATACCAGGCCgtaatacactgtagtgtCCTAGTTTAACCGGTTTACAATAGGGCGAATACCGGCGGATAAAAGGGCAAATATGGCTGATCTGGACGAACTGGGGGCTAAACCTAATTTTGACTATAGAAAATAGATTGACTACTGAAAATAGAAgccaaaataacaatttttatttcagtagAATAATCGACCTCTCGTTCAATAGTTTGACATATAATGCCCGCGAACATTTTGTTCATTGTTAACGTCATTTTCACAGACAGAATCAGGGTGTTTCTCAATACTCTtaccaaaaaaatagaagctaattgtaaaataacaattttttttgtagtggaataataaacctCATTGCTCGTATTTTTCGTCGCCCCTGCGGGGCTCGGAAAAATACTATgcaactcgcaaaatatccgcgcgtattatatgctaaaccatcAAATAAGGTGTATATATGATATAATTTAATATAATAGGAAGTAATAAccacaataaaaataataccaATCAAAACTATATGACAGCAACAAAACGACCAACAGTGATATATCTTAACTGGCTTATCCATTACCACATCGTCGTAGACGTCATAGGACGAGTCCGCTGTGTAATGGCAAGTGCCATTCGGCACTTGACAGAGGGTGAAATGTATGATTATCTCGACGAAAACTAGATGAAGATGATCTAGATGAACAAAGCGACGATTTTACCATATAGAGATTGCTTTCGTAGATGAAAATGATATCTATGCCAAACTTGCAGCTGTTGACCTCGTTGAAAATACTGGAAGGGGCAGACCTTCAAATGTAAGTAGTGTAGGTTGTGAATAGACTTGTGAGAGTGGAAATATTGACATTCTGAGGCCTTCTCAAGGGGGTAGGGCCAACACAAATTATGCTTGGCAACATTGCAGCTATTGACTGCTATTTCAAACTGTTTGTTGACAACCGTACTTTAGGAAATATAGGCTGCGGGAAACAAATCGTTATGCATGCCAGGCATTAGTTACCAAAAACATATAGAACCGAAGATCCTGAGTCTTGGAGTGAAGTTTCTTCACAGGAACTTAACACTTTTTTAGGTCTTTTATCGGTATAAGAATTCATAGATTGCCATGTCTAAGCAATCTGGAACAATAGCCTCAACCACGATAGCCAATTATGACAAGCTTTTCCAAGTGAGAGGATTTTAGACAACTTGAAGACAAACTTCTGTCTCAACTATAACCCCGACCGTCAGTAAGCCGTTGATGAGGCTATGATTAAATTAAAAGGAAGGACATCACTGAAAAATTATATGCCCGTGAAGCCCATCAAAACAGACAATAAAAGGTGGCCTTGCAAAAATGGATATCTGTGTGAATTTGATATGTACAAGTCTCCGCATGGCATTATATTGACTTTTCCATGAGCCACCGAATATTTTTTGTGAAAGTCTGAgtcaagaaaaacctctctgCTGAGTATAGCATGGCGATTTTTTTGCCCACTAACGATTGCTCGCACCGACAAGATTGCGTGACATCTCATGTGACATGATAAAAGTGATGTTTGTAGGGGTTTGTAGAAACGCTCTGCAAATGTGACCTAAATTAATTTAGGCCGCAAAGGTTGAAATTGACGGTAAGAGAAGTTGCAACAGGAAAGGCGGATACAAAATTCTTTAAGTACGGTGCTGCCTTGGAAATACTTTCCCAGGCAGGAAGTTAACCGCGGAGGTTACGCGACAAAAGTTTTTGGATCCGAAGAGCAAGTATATAGAGGAATTTTGAATTGCGTGACCATAAAGAACtgctttaaaaaacaaacatgagAAAGAGATGAAGGTTATTCTCGCAAAAGATAACGGAGATAAACGGACCGCTGGACAATTAAATGCTATAAATAAGCGAATTTaaagggaaagaaagaaatgtaatGAAGAAAAGAGCTACTAATAGGCCTAATAGGGCCACGACCTTGTCTAGAATACGGGTTGTCGCTATCGATAAACTGATTACGACTAAAGCATCTACTTGTAGTTTGAGGGGGGTGAATGTGGGTATGTAAATCCGTCTATCTGCTAAAATAAATGGCTGAATCCGTCGATCCGCTCAAAAAATCAAGTACATCCGAATCCGGCATCACGGACCCGTCACGCTTAAGTGCGTTACTATTTCTAGTCATTTTCTCCACTGCGTTACATAAGGTACATAAAAGAGGGGAAAAGTGAGATGTCCGGGGGAACGTTGAGGTCCACGATCCGAACTTTCTAACAACCGAAATCCAAAATCCGGGCCCAAACTCTGGATAAAATCGCAGTCTCGCgccacattttttcgtcattctgccgtcctgagttttccagccgtcctgttgcgtaagctccctaattatGCAAACTAGACGGGAATTGTAAAAATCAGCTCTCCTCCACCGACAGTCGGGCAACCGTAGTCCGACTGTTGACCGACCGTCGGTAAGCTTTCGACCGACATTCGGCCTACAGTTCTCCAACTGTTGGCCAACTTTCGGCCGACTGATGGCCGACTGTCGGCTTTATTCACCATTAGCGGGTAACAAAACGAGCAGAGGAATGGGTCCTGTAGAGCGATCGCAAAGCATGTTGGGATCGTTTAGCTGGCCTGAAATAATAATGGTGGCCGAGACAAGTATGATTGtagaagaaagcaaaaaacaaacatgcgCTTTGGTTGAAGAAGACATCCCCGATGCAGCGTTGCCTCTTGAAAGCGTAGAGGAATGTAGTATGGTCCAGCTTAGACGTTGGTTAACCTGTAGAGACGCTAAAACCAGTGGGAAAAGGAGTGCTTTGGTGTTCAGGTAAGCTTATGTTTCCGAACGCCTGTAATTTCTGTATTTAGTTTTGCTAGTGAACAGCATTGGCCTGTTTCTTACAAATTTCCTCTCTTGACTCATTATATTCATTGTTTGTGTGTGTTGATGCATATTACTGAgtgaaattaatttctttaTGTTGAAACGCTACATAGATAACTGCCTCGACAAAAAGTTCTTGCGAGATCCTGATAATGACGTTAACCTTATGAAGAAGAAAGTTAAACTTGCTATATTTGAAAAAGCTGAACCGGAACTCAGTGCAAGCTTTCCCAAGGAAGACCTTAAGTCAGATTATACTGATAGTCCAAAGATATGGTTTGGAACAATGGACCCTTTCACAGTTCCCAGCACCATATTAAAATAGTAACCCCGCAAACATGATAGCGAGGCTGGGGTTGACAAGCCGGGAGATTCAAACAGCTCTCGAAGGAAATCCTTGTTTcgtttaaaattgttttgaaatatcgaGATAAGGAAATATCGTCGCTAGAGGACATTCAAAACCTCACAGCTAAGGATCTAAGGGAAATTCTTTGATATAATTTCCTGTAATTCCCTGCGTTTCCTACACTATTTCGCAACTAGGACACCGATCGATTGTTTTCCATTGGGATAACAATGCCGTTCGTTACAGGTAAACCAGGACTTCACCAACGTACAAGCAAGATAGAATTATTTCCGATGATTTAACGTCAaactacaaaataaacaataaaagaaagcGACATCTTCGAGTCGAAAGTTACGCACGTGCAGCGTAATAGGATGTAAGCG
This portion of the Acropora palmata chromosome 13, jaAcrPala1.3, whole genome shotgun sequence genome encodes:
- the LOC141863889 gene encoding uncharacterized protein LOC141863889, yielding MEISRLLLMRLLCIMLIVVLLLGVVDTRSLKKAKRKSLAKHCGTKDHLCEHGSRKLCCAPGYTCKVATNRTKLQIKMKRNIGTCQEVLPLKHSEKEIEEHHPTQSAVTITFTVTKVQFSQTTSRITRLRSLSSPSVGH